A region from the Terriglobia bacterium genome encodes:
- a CDS encoding protein kinase: protein MPVPHVNEMLPQGTTLGPYEILSPLGAGGMGEVYRARDVRLNRDVAIKVLPPEFSNDAERMARFQREAELLASLNHPHIASIYGLEEAEGTRALVMELVEGQTLEDRLADPVGAHSMRPSQKADMKESGRCAPLPLEEALPIARQIAEALEYAHEKGIIHRDLKPANVKVTPAGDVKILDFGLAKALEDSPVASDTSNSPTFTLGGTKSGVILGTAAYMSPEQARGKSVDRRTDVWGFGAVLYELLTGHQAFHGETASDTLAAVIKDEPGWILLPANIPSAIEKLLRRCLEKDPKRRLQAIGEARIVIGDVLDGKAEDKTVIPPVPHPISSSRRFPIRLTAAVFVFALAAVLWWQNSRPSLDQKWTGELLGGSSVAFGPRISPDGQILAFQAMVNGLNQVAVMKPDSGNWTVLTHDRSRGQILEMSWSPDGTRIYFDRYLDVPTGIYSVPVLGGEERPVLEDSMYPESLHDGSFLVVRLNAERLLQLHRFWPDTGRLQPLGAIWIPDQGTPLVRVFPDGKEAVFYGRLLEGPPEGANSLYVIDLHSGRTRHLASITPINQGALPGGMAVTPDGRSVLVNLSSGNLSTIVSVPRDGSSSQKTLLTLTMLTGFMDVGSDGSLYLDQIDRVGEVLRYPSSGGVPEKVATVVGSSGDGRGALVLPDGRVLVPSRLAGRDRLLLVAPGKDPVPMFDAVEDTASPATLLGESEIAFLAGRPPNQTIAVASLSGGRILRRLQGSQGADIQSLTAFPDGRTLYYAANGNVWAIPAVDGEPRKIHPGDGVAVDRGKQDLIIQLFEMNGARLVRVPLSGGPDIPIPYKSEMRLALFPLAGDAVRKDGRILVQVTTKDSWFWKPAVLDPSTGKLEMVPLNYEGDALMPAWTSDDRILSIGIPLRSTIWRFRQAAGSGSVKP, encoded by the coding sequence GTGCCTGTCCCTCACGTCAATGAAATGCTCCCACAGGGTACGACGCTCGGACCTTATGAAATCCTCTCACCGCTCGGCGCAGGCGGCATGGGCGAGGTGTATCGCGCCCGTGATGTAAGGCTTAATCGCGACGTGGCGATTAAGGTGTTGCCGCCTGAGTTTTCAAACGATGCCGAGCGCATGGCACGTTTCCAGCGGGAAGCGGAACTGCTGGCCTCGCTGAATCATCCCCACATCGCATCAATTTATGGACTCGAGGAAGCGGAGGGGACACGCGCCCTGGTGATGGAGCTGGTGGAAGGACAAACGCTTGAGGACCGCCTCGCGGACCCTGTAGGGGCGCATAGCATGCGCCCCAGCCAGAAAGCAGACATGAAAGAGAGCGGGCGCTGTGCGCCCCTCCCATTAGAAGAGGCATTGCCCATCGCCCGGCAAATCGCGGAGGCCCTTGAATACGCCCATGAGAAAGGCATCATCCACCGCGACCTGAAGCCGGCCAACGTGAAAGTGACGCCGGCCGGGGATGTAAAAATTCTGGATTTTGGTCTGGCAAAGGCGCTGGAAGATTCACCCGTCGCTTCTGACACCTCCAATTCGCCCACGTTTACGTTGGGAGGGACAAAGTCAGGCGTCATCCTGGGCACTGCAGCGTACATGAGTCCGGAGCAGGCACGGGGGAAGTCCGTCGATCGACGGACCGATGTTTGGGGCTTCGGGGCCGTTCTGTATGAACTCCTCACTGGACATCAAGCCTTCCACGGTGAGACCGCCTCGGACACACTGGCGGCGGTGATCAAGGATGAACCCGGCTGGATTCTTCTGCCCGCAAACATCCCATCCGCGATTGAAAAACTACTGCGGCGCTGTCTCGAAAAAGATCCCAAGCGACGCCTGCAAGCCATCGGCGAAGCACGCATCGTTATTGGAGATGTCCTCGACGGAAAGGCTGAAGATAAAACAGTCATTCCCCCCGTTCCACACCCGATCTCTTCCTCGCGTCGCTTTCCCATTCGCTTGACCGCTGCGGTATTCGTGTTCGCCCTGGCCGCAGTTCTATGGTGGCAGAATTCGCGACCTTCCCTGGATCAAAAGTGGACAGGCGAATTGCTGGGCGGATCTTCTGTCGCCTTCGGACCGCGAATCTCACCGGATGGACAAATACTGGCCTTCCAGGCGATGGTCAACGGTCTGAACCAGGTGGCGGTGATGAAGCCCGATTCGGGGAATTGGACGGTCCTGACCCATGACCGGTCGCGCGGTCAGATTTTGGAAATGAGTTGGTCGCCGGATGGGACAAGGATTTACTTCGACCGTTACCTGGACGTTCCAACCGGAATCTACAGCGTCCCGGTGTTGGGGGGAGAAGAGCGTCCGGTTCTGGAAGATTCGATGTACCCGGAGAGCCTGCACGACGGAAGCTTCCTGGTCGTCCGGCTCAACGCGGAACGTCTTCTTCAACTCCACCGGTTCTGGCCCGACACAGGACGCCTTCAACCCTTGGGAGCCATTTGGATCCCGGATCAAGGGACGCCACTGGTGCGCGTGTTTCCCGACGGTAAGGAGGCAGTATTTTATGGAAGACTCCTCGAAGGCCCGCCCGAGGGAGCTAATTCCTTGTACGTAATCGATCTGCATTCGGGACGCACTCGCCATTTGGCTTCCATTACTCCGATTAACCAGGGGGCTCTTCCCGGTGGCATGGCTGTTACGCCGGATGGACGCTCCGTTCTTGTCAATCTGTCTTCGGGAAATCTAAGTACCATTGTCTCGGTCCCCCGGGATGGGTCCAGCTCCCAAAAAACGCTGCTTACGCTGACGATGCTGACGGGCTTCATGGACGTGGGTTCCGACGGCAGCCTTTACTTGGACCAGATAGATCGTGTGGGGGAAGTGCTTCGCTATCCCTCTTCCGGGGGAGTTCCCGAGAAGGTCGCGACGGTTGTCGGCTCCTCGGGTGATGGCCGGGGAGCCCTCGTCCTTCCCGATGGCCGCGTTCTGGTCCCTTCTCGCCTTGCCGGGCGGGACCGGCTTCTCCTTGTCGCTCCCGGCAAGGATCCTGTGCCCATGTTTGACGCGGTGGAGGATACAGCCTCTCCCGCCACCCTGCTCGGGGAAAGTGAGATAGCATTTCTTGCGGGTCGGCCGCCGAATCAGACCATTGCGGTCGCGTCGCTGAGTGGGGGCCGGATTCTTCGCCGGCTCCAGGGGTCCCAAGGTGCCGACATTCAAAGCCTGACGGCATTTCCTGATGGCAGAACGCTCTACTATGCCGCCAATGGAAATGTATGGGCGATCCCCGCAGTTGATGGAGAGCCACGAAAGATTCACCCCGGCGATGGGGTTGCAGTCGATCGCGGCAAACAGGATTTGATCATCCAGCTCTTTGAAATGAATGGCGCCCGTCTGGTGCGGGTTCCTCTCTCGGGCGGGCCGGATATTCCCATTCCGTACAAAAGTGAAATGCGCCTCGCCCTTTTTCCACTGGCGGGCGATGCGGTTCGGAAGGACGGGCGGATCCTCGTGCAGGTGACGACAAAGGATTCCTGGTTCTGGAAACCGGCGGTGCTCGATCCCTCCACAGGGAAACTGGAGATGGTCCCTTTGAACTATGAGGGCGATGCCCTGATGCCCGCTTGGACGAGCGATGACCGCATCCTTAGCATCGGCATCCCGCTGCGGTCTACCATCTGGCGTTTTCGACAGGCGGCTGGAAGCGGAAGCGTGAAGCCGTGA